The following proteins come from a genomic window of Terribacillus aidingensis:
- a CDS encoding AraC family transcriptional regulator — MEKSYLSFSAPPLPYFVEGNSTTFHKGQQHPARRKLGLFDIILIRKGTLCIGEEASQWDISAGDALILEPNKYHYPTARCASDTTFYWLHMQSSSRWTEQPACDPILPAQTISSLHYHTEHATIHLPKYQQIPHRNALFKTVERLLQSTTQPSSFAFWETQQLFMQVLQHLSYNPMPQHTSLRLAEQVEMYLKQHYNQHITNATLAQHFHVHENYLARCMKQAFSCTPLAYLAAYRLHQARLLLITTDWSLQQIAGEVGFTRQGYFSKSFKAKYGLSPSQYRQDMSKA, encoded by the coding sequence ATGGAGAAATCCTATCTATCATTTTCAGCTCCACCACTGCCATATTTCGTGGAAGGAAACAGCACGACCTTTCACAAAGGACAGCAGCATCCTGCGAGAAGAAAATTAGGATTATTCGATATCATCCTCATCCGAAAGGGTACTTTATGTATCGGTGAAGAAGCATCGCAATGGGACATTTCTGCCGGCGATGCATTAATTCTTGAGCCGAACAAATATCATTATCCAACCGCTCGCTGCGCATCAGATACGACATTTTATTGGCTGCATATGCAAAGCTCATCCCGCTGGACGGAGCAGCCTGCTTGTGACCCTATCTTACCGGCTCAGACTATATCGTCGCTGCATTACCATACAGAGCATGCAACGATACATCTTCCAAAATATCAGCAAATACCTCACCGGAATGCGCTGTTCAAAACGGTAGAACGCCTGCTGCAATCCACCACCCAGCCGAGTTCTTTTGCTTTTTGGGAGACACAGCAATTGTTCATGCAAGTGCTGCAGCATTTATCTTATAATCCAATGCCACAGCACACCTCATTGCGATTAGCGGAACAAGTTGAAATGTATCTAAAACAGCATTACAACCAACACATCACGAATGCCACCCTGGCACAGCACTTCCATGTGCATGAAAACTACTTGGCCAGATGTATGAAACAAGCTTTTTCTTGCACTCCGCTTGCATACTTAGCAGCTTACCGATTACACCAAGCACGCTTGCTTCTTATAACAACAGACTGGTCTTTGCAGCAAATTGCGGGAGAAGTTGGTTTTACAAGACAAGGCTATTT